In the genome of Dioscorea cayenensis subsp. rotundata cultivar TDr96_F1 chromosome 1, TDr96_F1_v2_PseudoChromosome.rev07_lg8_w22 25.fasta, whole genome shotgun sequence, one region contains:
- the LOC120262251 gene encoding RING-H2 finger protein ATL79-like, whose product MGFIFILILCAIGLTFLVHAAIHFILRRYHHHRMSSTNLKSLHNNEVSITSAPPTLFFSSETKLTAGEVECAICLAEFNAGDGLRVLPACGHGFHVTCIDAWLSTTLSCPTCRAIAQPPNINNVSDDQLQN is encoded by the coding sequence ATGggcttcatcttcatcctcatcctctGCGCCATAGGACTCACCTTCTTGGTTCACGCCGCCATCCACTTCATCCTCCGCCGCTACCACCACCACCGCATGAGCTCAACCAACCTCAAATCACTACACAACAACGAAGTTTCCATCACGTCAGCACCACCCACCCTATTCTTCTCTTCCGAAACCAAGCTCACCGCCGGTGAGGTGGAGTGCGCCATTTGCCTGGCCGAGTTCAACGCCGGCGATGGCCTCCGTGTCTTGCCTGCATGCGGCCATGGTTTTCACGTTACGTGCATTGATGCATGGCTTTCCACCACGTTATCTTGTCCCACTTGCCGTGCCATTGCTCAGCCACCAAACATTAACAATGTATCTGATGATCAGTTGCAGAATTGA
- the LOC120270932 gene encoding golgin subfamily A member 6-like protein 10 — protein MITTWHPTQIWILFTRYIEPGRHSLFLSNLASPRSSRFSIRILTTSRFLPEMAPPPAMIPIPDPSSGSALKALGRKTATATAEEEEELEELRKRNAELERKVKEGREREERLATDLERVLERLRTVEEAEERLCAQLGELEAESVAHARSYHHRIKELHDRLANAQRILDSSSSSIVP, from the coding sequence ATGATCACCACGTGGCACCCTACCCAAATCTGGATCTTGTTCACTAGGTACATTGAACCTGGACGCCATTCCCTCTTCCTTTCAAATTTAGCGTCTCCGCGAAGCTCTCGCTTCTCCATTCGAATCCTCACGACGTCTCGATTTCTCCCGGAAATGGCTCCTCCTCCGGCGATGATACCGATTCCGGATCCGAGCTCCGGCAGCGCGTTGAAGGCGCTGGGGAGGAAAACGGCGACGGCAacggcggaggaggaggaggagttggAGGAGCTGAGAAAGAGGAACGCGGAGCTGGAGAGGAAGGTCAAGGAAGGGAGAGAGAGGGAGGAGAGATTAGCGACGGACCTTGagagggttttggagaggcttCGGACGGTGGAGGAGGCGGAGGAGAGACTTTGCGCGCAGCTTGGAGAGTTGGAGGCGGAGTCAGTGGCGCATGCTCGGTCTTATCATCACCGGATCAAGGAACTCCATGATCGGCTGGCAAATGCTCAGAGGATCCTCGATTCCTCATCTTCATCGATCGTCccttaa
- the LOC120262294 gene encoding probable pectinesterase/pectinesterase inhibitor 36 has protein sequence MASKKGEEEKEAVSIALEALTKAKKSSIMGLGLKGMAWGDCMRLYEESEERLRRVVGTGREGGCESSEDILTWISGAMSGHGTCMEELKERNVSLGVLVDGEEDHVMVLLRRALAMQATSRAACSSIGSQQHQINVLNNQTVDETVKLEPWNPESEKASMVVAQDGSSDFKSISEAITAVCKWHDRGNTRAVIYIKSGVYSEYINIDHNMRNIMLVGDGIDKTVITGDHNVPGGYTTFRSATFSVSGDGFWARDITFENTAGPEKHQAVALMVASDKAVFHKCSFKGYQDTLYVHSQRQFFRDCDIYGTIDFIFGNAATIIQNCNIYVRKPMDHQTNMITAQGRDNQNQNTGISVHGSRVLPADDLKQVKAKFKSYLGRPWKEYSRTVFMKSDLDEIIDPEGWAPWDGEFGIKTLFYGEYMNSGDGGGTEKRVKWPGFHVLGSDEEAEPFTVRGFVDQGEGWISESGVPVWPGV, from the exons ATGGCTTCCAAAAAaggggaggaggagaaggaggctGTGAGCATTGCACTTGAAGCACTGACAAAGGCTAAGAAGAGTAGTATCATGGGTTTGGGTTTGAAGGGGATGGCATGGGGTGATTGCATGAGATTGTATGAGGAGAGTGAGGAAAGGTTGAGGAGAGTGGTGGGGACTGGGAGAGAAGGTGGCTGTGAAAGTAGTGAGGATATTTTGACATGGATTAGTGGGGCAATGAGTGGGCATGGGACGTGCATGGAGGAGTTGAAAGAGAGGAATGTGTCTCTTGGGGTACTGGTGGATGGGGAGGAGGACCATGTTATGGTTTTGCTACGTAGGGCTCTCGCCATGCAGGCTACGTCCAGGGCTGCATGCAGTAGCATTGGATCCCAACAGCACCAGATCAATG TGTTAAACAACCAGACAGTTGATGAAACGGTGAAACTTGAACCATGGAACCCAGAGAGTGAAAAAGCAAGCATGGTTGTGGCTCAAGATGGGTCAAGTGACTTCAAGAGCATCAGTGAAGCAATCACAGCAGTTTGTAAATGGCATGATAGAGGGAACACAAGAGCAGTAATTTACATCAAATCTGGTGTTTATTCAGAGTACATCAACATTGATCATAACATGAGAAATATAATGCTGGTTGGTGATGGCATTGACAAGACTGTCATCACCGGCGATCACAACGTCCCCGGTGGCTACACCACCTTCCGATCTGCCACCTTTA gtgtgtCTGGGGATGGGTTCTGGGCAAGAGACATAACATTTGAGAACACAGCAGGACCAGAGAAACACCAAGCAGTAGCACTAATGGTGGCCTCAGACAAAGCAGTGTTCCATAAATGCAGCTTCAAAGGCTACCAAGACACACTCTATGTCCACTCTCAAAGACAATTCTTCAGAGACTGTGATATTTATGGCACCATAGACTTCATCTTTGGCAATGCAGCAACCATTATCCAAAACTGCAACATTTATGTCAGAAAACCCATGGACCACCAAACCAACATGATAACAGCTCAAGGGAGAGATAACCAAAACCAAAATACTGGAATCTCTGTGCATGGCTCTAGAGTTTTGCCTGCTGATGATTTGAAGCAAGTTAAGGCAAAGTTTAAGAGTTACTTAGGGAGGCCTTGGAAAGAGTATTCAAGGACTGTGTTTATGAAGAGTGACCTTGATGAAATCATTGATCCTGAAGGGTGGGCACCTTGGGATGGGGAGTTTGGTATTAAGACTTTGTTTTATGGGGAGTATATGAATAGTGGAGATGGGGGTGGCACTGAGAAGAGAGTGAAGTGGCCTGGGTTTCATGTGCTTGGGAGTGATGAAGAGGCTGAGCCATTTACTGTTAGAGGGTTTGTTGATCAAGGGGAGGGATGGATTTCAGAGTCTGGTGTGCCCGTTTGGCCTGGTGTTTAG